Proteins encoded within one genomic window of Oscarella lobularis chromosome 6, ooOscLobu1.1, whole genome shotgun sequence:
- the LOC136188426 gene encoding protease-associated domain-containing protein 1-like yields MPRPSSRVLAGPPTIVEYVYFEVLEPYEIGYVYRSLPAKNFGSYLMTKYDAVVLVPTDPVDSCSSLRNRYSIAGSVALATRGGCSFMSKAIVAEHHGAVVIIIADNDEDNESHWIDMIGHGTERDVTIPAMFLLGTDGREIKGALKNNHCPKHLFLYLLT; encoded by the exons ATGCCGAGGCCGAGCTCTCGCGTTTTAGCAGGTCCGCCAACAATCGTCGAGTACGTCTACTTCGAAGTACTCGAACCGTATGAAATAGGATACGTTTATCGATCTCTACCAGCCAAAAACTTTGGCTCATATTTG ATGACAAAATATGACGCAGTGGTTCTCGTTCCAACGGATCCTGTCGATAGCTGCAGTTCCCTCAGGAACCGATACAGCATCGCTGGCTCTGTGGCGCTAGCAACGAGAGG TGGCTGTTCGTTCATGTCTAAGGCCATTGTGGCTGAACATCACGGAGCTGTTGTTATAATAATTGCGGATAACGATGAGGATAATGAAAGCCACTGGATTGACATGATAGGGCATGGAACAGAGAGAGACGTTACTATTCCCGCAATGTTTCTACTGGGCACAGACGG GCGAGAAATAAAAGGAGCTTTAAAAAATAACCACTGTCCGAAGCACTTATTTCTATACCTATTAACATGA
- the LOC136187986 gene encoding uncharacterized protein translates to MNHHAHSHTFVRTFRSPQRMLLRRRAAPRRLRDLAGENYGQANPRNDAARSYSPIPSDFVSMRCAKRLRPLISSATRTHPLAALMLGNKGEEGTSVYLFWRHSLLGVRKSISTLLVSQGMAYASNDFVPSSHTDWTNVRVDGDDGAAFLNQLLLSVASLRPLDEEKKTF, encoded by the exons ATGAATCATCACGCACATTCGCAC ACATTCGTTCGCACGTTTCGATCGCCTCAACGGATGCTTCTCAGACGAAGAGCGGCTCCGCGTCGTCTCAGAGACTTGGCAGGAGAGAATTACGGGCAGGCGAATCCTCGCAACGACGCTGCGCGCTCGTATTCTCCGATTCCAAGCGATTTCGTCTCGATGCGTTGCGCAAAACGACTCCGCCCCCTCATTTCGTCTGCCACGAGAACGCATCCGCTCGCCG CTCTTATGCTCGGGaacaaaggagaagaaggaacgtCTGTCTATCTCTTTTGGCGGCATTCGCTACTAGGCGTGCGAAAGTCTATATCCACACTATTAGTAAG CCAGGGGATGGCTTATGCATCAAATGATTTTGTGCCGTCATCTCACACAGATTGGACAAACGTGAG ggttgatggtgatgatggaGCAGCCTTTTTAAATCAATTGTTATTATCAGTGGCATCTCTCAGGCCTCTggatgaagagaagaagacgttttaA
- the LOC136188424 gene encoding LOW QUALITY PROTEIN: zinc finger FYVE domain-containing protein 26-like (The sequence of the model RefSeq protein was modified relative to this genomic sequence to represent the inferred CDS: inserted 2 bases in 2 codons; substituted 2 bases at 2 genomic stop codons), which produces MEGQAAANAVKFSDQLNQLGEQLKGPASRRHSPRTSPMPSRKKKVSFESRFGGGGGGDRSSSPVQMGSSSSSTLEAMKELLSSSVTPKHFPFIHPPDCVVALASSLPSMVLFDLACSSTTIVSVCREFLLIAINRIRGGGGGASEAGPLSFLRRAYDLFLLVKDRALPWLLELPERVPTREEWTKDESVXACMECEERFTMFNRRHHCRRCGRVVCDSCSSYRHRVDTCRSRVQELLQVLLNIDMGRGDFFAIISAFFRFSHLQQGKSLLVESVVTSGGDLLSSGDAFSPPTAIDEDMIEQGIDLEEPWLLPADDEEYCASLRKEFCYPQSPSTTVCLSLLELHSDPHRCAFVILQLCDGLSSRMVRYHGKNEEVDQQLIVSMIQHLLFTAKVKFMKCGDSSGVELCDTYLSKAELLNFLISSDCSSVPSLEDLRHQDAARRLRDKLLLDDRFILAVEASTKSHLDPNVVWSSWGMACLKAGQXEXAREKFGHCFNRQKDAGQRQVLVNAIVDQIRSTPFITAELVTDPASVTHAIRRPGSPTKLDPARFNECRYYIKAYGSDTMLVEFYVSYEFISKACQIVLDKRCTPSVFVKGVLLPSLSHSCFGKLQEEMLVADWSLEKWEKYLTASCQYLTQKRLFAVLYKLHLFMKDYIRASFTCINFFTGEAGRPSNRLDVSTSSRKGAFSSGKVHCRVSRDAKRHSHVFRIQIEVTKYLHECGVLAEVAYQTSKGRRDLPATLFGSSNAKSTVASQVLLASQNIENGFKLAFTLIQDFRLNANKIYSYVSRSFAKLRRLRQVEQLXSCVKKSGLNDWRCQEEILMSCINVLAEDVEYRLISYLQMKNAERFIEMLTSDDNKVLL; this is translated from the exons ATGGAGGGtcaagcggcggcgaatgcCGTCAAGTTTTCCGATCAGCTCAATCAACTCGGCGAACAGCTCAAGGGTccggcgtcgcgacgtcatTCGCcgcgaacgtcgccgatgcCGTCGCGCAAGAAGAAGGTCTCGTTTGAAAGTcgattcggcggcggcggcggcggcgacaggtcgtcgtcgcccgtaCAAAtgggatcgtcgtcgtcgtcgacgctcgagGCGATGAAGGAGCTTTTATCGAGTTCCGTCACTCCGAAGCATTTTCCTTTTATTCATCCGCCCGATTGCGTCGTCGccctcgcgtcgtcgttgccgtcaatGGTTCTCTTCGATTTGGCCTGCTCGTCCACGACGATTGTCAGCGTGTGTCGCGAGTTTCTTTTGATAGCGATCAATCGaattcgcggcggcggcggcggcgctaGCGAAGCGGGCCCGCTATCGTTTCTGCGTCGCGCTTACGATCTCTTCTTGCTCGTCAAGGACAGGGCTCTGCCTTGGCTGCTCGAACTGCCGGAGAGAGTTCCGACGAGGGAAGAGTggacgaaagacgaaagcg cgGCGTGCATGGAATGTGAAGAACGCTTTACAATG TTTAATCGTCGGCACCACTGTCGACGTTGTGGTCGCGTCGTGTGCGACAGCTGCTCGTCGTATCGACATCGCGTGGATACGTGCCGTTCGCGTGTGCAAGAATTGCTACAGGTTCTTCTGAACATCGATATGGGGAGGGGTGACTTTTTTGCGATCATTTCtgcgttttttcgtttcagtCACTTGCAGCAAGGCAAGTCGCTTTTGGTGGAAAGCGTCGTAACCA GTGGCGGAGACTTGCTGAGTAGTGGAGACGCCTTCAGTCCACCGACTGCAATAGATGAGGACATGATCGAACAGGGCATCGATTTGGAAGAACCGTGGCTTCTTCccgctgacgacgaagagtaTTGTGCTTCACTTAGGAAAGAATTCTGCTATCCTCAG TCTCCGAGTACTACTGTGTGCTTGAGTCTTCTCGAGCTGCACAGTGATCCGCATCGATGCGCTTTTGTCATTCTTCAACTATGCGACGGGCTGTCTTCGCGAATGGTGAGATACCACGGAAAGAACGAGGAAGTCGATCAGCAGCTGATCGTCAG CATGATTCAGCATTTGCTCTTCACGGCGAAAGTCAAATTCATGAAATGTGGTGACAGCTCAGGCGTGGAATTATGCGACAC ATATCTCTCGAAGGCTGAACTTCTTAACTTTCTCATATCATCAGACTGCTCCAGCGTTCCTTCCCTGGAAGATCTACGCCATCAGGACGCTGCTAG GCGTTTGAGGGACAAGTTACTACTGGACGATCGTTTTATTCTCGCCGTAGAAGCGTCAACTAAGAGCCATCTAGATCCCAACGTCGTTTGGTCGTCGTGGGGAATGGCCTGCCTCAAAGCGGGACAGTAAG CGGCCAGAGAAAAATTCGGCCACTGCTTCAAC AGACAGAAAGACGCGGGACAAAGGCAAGTATTAGTCAATGCCATCGTTGATCAAATTCGAAGCACTCCGTTCATCACTGCGGAACTG GTGACCGATCCGGCGTCGGTCACTCACGCTATACGG CGTCCTGGATCGCCGACCAAGCTGGATCCCGCTCGTTTTAACGAGTGCCGATACTACATCAAAGCCTACGGCAGCGACACTATGCTCGTGGAATTTTACGTTAGCTACGAGTTCATCAGTAAAGCCTGTCAGATTGTTCTTGATAAG AGATGCACTCCAAGCGTATTTGTCAAAGGCGTTCTTCTTCCGTCACTTTCACACAGTTGCTTTGGCAAGCTGCAGGAAGAAATGCTCGTGGCCGACTGGTCATTAGAAAAATGGGAGAAATATCTCACGGCAAGCTGTCAGTATCTGACGCAGAAGCGACTGTTTGCCGTTCTGTACAAACTCCATCTTTTCATGAAA gacTACATTCGCGCTTCTTTTACATGCATCAATTTCTTTACGGGCGAAGCGGGACGACCGAGCAATCGACTTGACGTTTCTACATCATCTAGAAAAGGCGCTTTCTCATCTGGAAAAGTACATTGCAGAGTATCGCG AGATGCGAAGCGGCATTCCCATGTGTTTCGAATTCAGATTGAAGTGACGAAGTATTTGCACGAGTGCGGCGTCCTCGCCGAAGTTGCCTATCAGACATCAAAAGGCCGACGCGATCTGCCAGCGACTCTGTTTGGATCGTCCAATGCCAAGTCAACTGTAGCATCGCAG GTTTTATTAGCCAGCCAAAATATTGAGAATGGATTCAAACTGGCTTTCACACTGATACAG GACTTTCGTCTGAATGCCAATAAAATTTACTCATACGTCAGTCGAAGCTTTGCCAAGCTGAGGCGCTTGCGTCAAGTGGAGCAGCTCTAGTCATGCGTCAAGAAAAGCGGACTAAACGACTGGCGATGccaagaagaaattttgaTGTCGTGCATCAATGTCTTGGCGGAAGACGTGGAGTACAGATTAATTAGTTATTTGCAGATGAAAAATGCCGAGAGGTTTATTGAAATGCTTACGAGTGACGACAACAAGGTGCTTTTATAG
- the LOC136187899 gene encoding uncharacterized protein has protein sequence MFGFQPAAAHFNVGNVVSGTIAAFQNLLSSRLGRWNFQRPSPIDPKLTPEALACMRELGFFGLPSDWYRNFAAMPIPSSKRQSSGYGFSGSTLFSVLRPGASSGQIRRLQMYSRKLLQDLERLANENPKNSQIQAEYLKTVVDEDPLYVIRRYESGKYAKDAESQFIYIKAKKLVEQEAAEPKKDEFQTFWSPLSSSSSSSSSSSSSSSSSSSSSSSFRAETRRKQPDFESGGDAGSSFTGIGSESQPLHVIKQPNKGSFCKEQLWTTLRFLIALLLILSLIEGQLQMR, from the exons ATGTTTGGCTTTCAG cccgccgccgcccatTTCAACGtcggaaacgtcgtctcggGGACGATTGCGGCATTCCAGAACCTTCTCTCGTCTCGCTTGGGCCGATGGAACTTCCAGAGACCGAGCCCGATCGATCCCAAGCTGACGCCAGAG GCTCTCGCTTGTATGAGAGAACTCGGATTCTTCGGCTTGCCTTCCGATTGGTACAGGAACTTCGCTGCGATGCCGATTccgtcgtcaaaacgacaATCTAGTGGATACg GTTTTTCAGGGTCGACTTTGTTCTCCGTGTTACGTCCGGGTGCGTCGTCGGGCCAGATTCGACGTCTCCAGATGTACAGTCGAAAATTGCTTCAAGACTTGGAACGACTTGCCAATGAAAATCCCAAGAATTCGCAAATACAAGCCGAATATCTAAAA ACCGTAGTGGACGAAGATCCCTTGTACGTAATTCGAAGATACGAGAGCGGAAAATACGCCAAAGACGCGGAGAGTCAATTTATCTATATAAAA GCAAAGAAACTCGTCGAGCAGGAAGCAGCAGAACCGAAAAAAGATGAATTCCAGACATTCTGGTCTCCactatcatcatcatcatcatcatcatcatcatcatcatcatcatcatcatcatcatcatcatcatcatcatcgtttAG GGCAGAGACTCGACGAAAGCAACCAG ATTTTGAGAGTGGTGGAGACGCTGGATCGTCTTTTACCGGCATAGGCTCCGAGTCCCAGCCACTTCACGTAATAAAACAACCAAACAAAG gATCATTCTGTAAAGAACAGCTCTGGACGACGCTGAGGTTTCTGATTGCACTCCTACTCATTCTGTCTCTCATTGAAGGACAACTCCAGATGAGA TGA
- the LOC136188427 gene encoding pulmonary surfactant-associated protein D-like: MFTLKIAPLLALCIAFALSSAVNGSDENVVQGQRGHKGEKGATGLTGDRGQKGEQGMTGPPGSQGKEGPAGVVGPPGPSCVGSPGPQGPRGSTGVQGYRGPQGTKGIKGDTGFKGERGLIGPRGTEGDDGNPGPPGHPGDRGLKGDRGDRGLPGYKGKPGPQGVPGPELSEDILRKYFEPFKALETQYKKLELSVQSLQADKSKLQEEVITLRLNYSSSSDRPAAHLYGNSGSYMSSSQTITQWTTSTNGNYQSFLRGGMTYSNGYITVPQDGLYYIYAQMHFFSSSSGSYVYFYIRINNNDAVRHLSQSHSSNRHQEEQTGFMRFLVKGDRLSVYGVGSRYLVQPRYAFFGAYKL; this comes from the exons ATGTTTACGCTCAAAATAGCTCCACTTCTTGCCCTCTGCATTGCCTTCGCTCTGTCTTCAGCAGTAAATGGCTCAGATGAAAACGTTGTGCAGGGACAGCGT GGACACAAAGGCGAAAAAGGAGCCACGGGTTTAACAGGAGATCGCGGACAGAAG GGTGAACAAGGGATGACAGGTCCGCCTGGGAGTCAGGGTAAAGAGGGACCTGCTGGCGTTGTTGGTCCGCCAGGACCAAGCTGCGTTGGCTCGCCAGGGCCTCAAGGGCCAAGAGGCAGCACAGGAGTTCAG GGATACAGAGGGCCACAAGGCACAAAGGGCATAAAAGGAGATACGGGATTCAAG GGAGAACGAGGTCTGATAGGGCCGAGGGGAActgaaggagacgacggcaaTCCG GGTCCACCGGGACATCCTGGAGATAGAGGACTTAAAGGGGACAGG ggagatCGGGGTCTTCCCGGTTACAAGGGCAAGCCTGGACCACAAGGAGTGCCTGGACCAGAG CTTAGTGAAGACATTCTGCGAAAGTATTTTGAGCCATTTAAAGCACTAGAGACGCAA TACAAGAAGCTAGAACTGTCTGTTCAGTCACTGCAGGCCGAC AAATCAAAACTCCAGGAAGAAGTGATTACTCTTCGTCTGAATTATTCTTCGAGTTCTGATCGGCCGGCAGCGCATCTTTATGGAAACTCTGGCAGCTACATGTCGAGCA GTCAAACGATTACGCAGTGGACTACTTCAACTAATGGCAACTATCAATCGTTTCTCAGGGGTGGAATGACTTACAGCAACGGCTACATTACTGTGCCTCAAGACGGCCTTTACTACATTTATGCCCAAATGCACTTCTTTTCGTCAAGCTCTGGAAGCTACGTCTATTTCTACATTCGTATCAACAACAACGACGCAGTCCGACACCTCTCACAGAGCCACAGTTCGAATAGACACCAGGAAGAACAAACAGGCTTCATGAGGTTTTTAGTGAAAGGAGATCGTCTATCGGTTTACGGTGTCGGCAGCCGATACCTCGTTCAACCTCGATATGCTTTCTTTGGAGCCTACAAACTGTGA